From Anopheles funestus chromosome 3RL, idAnoFuneDA-416_04, whole genome shotgun sequence, a single genomic window includes:
- the LOC125770998 gene encoding microfibril-associated glycoprotein 4-like isoform X2 — MIMNKLQILEDRSIRNEEPMVKRSCNGVPFSGIYNIQPVKTFKEPIRVVCEQDIEWGGWIVIQYRFNGSTNFERSWQDYKNGFGNLDGEFWLGLDRIHRLTASRPHELVMLLEDFDGNRTYAKYDQFEIGNEKEKYVLKKLGNYSGTAGDSFSRSKGMKFSTFDSDNDIWVNNCAATYSGGWWFRNCHFRYVSKRLYGDSADRFNICIPFTAILMENTFEEAQKYFQLEWYGAALKGSNIP, encoded by the exons ATGATCATGAATAAACTTCAAATTCTAGAAGATCGTAGCATTCGAAATGAAGAACCCATGGTCAAAAG GTCCTGCAATGGTGTTCCCTTTTCCGGCATTTACAACATTCAACCCGTGAAAACCTTCAAGGAACCGATAAGAGTAGTTTGTGAACAAGATATTGAATGGGGCGGATGGATTGTAATTCAATATCGCTTTAACGGATCGACGAATTTCGAACGTAGTTGGCAAGATTACAAGAATGGGTTTGGAAATCTGGACGGTGAGTTCTGGTTGGGTCTGGATCGAATTCATCGTTTGACAGCTTCACGACCACATGAGCTTGTAATGCTACTGGAAGATTTCGATGGCAACAGGACGTACGCCAAATACGATCAGTTCGAGATTGGAAACGAGAAGGAAAAGTATGTATTGAAGAAGCTAGGTAATTATTCGGGAACGGCTGGCGATTCTTTCAGTCGCTCGAAGggtatgaaattttccacattcgaTTCGGATAATGACATATGGGTAAACAACTGTGCAGCAACATATTCTGGCGGCTGGTGGTTCCGTAATTGCCATTTTAGGTATGTTAGCAAGCGATTGTATGGAGATAGCGCTGATAGATTTAACATTTGCATCCCATTTACAGCCATCTTAATGGAAAATACCTTCGAGGAAGCACAGAAGTACTTTCAACTGGAATGGTATGGAGCAGCTTTAAAGGGCAGCAATATTCcctaa
- the LOC125770992 gene encoding ficolin-1-like, with the protein MVKINLLFPLTLCCTIVGVQCTLTPDTMSVAQGGFAFEMIMTKLKLLEDRWAEKEEQMEKRLSDLKCSVETIMRQKNDSSRVSDNVYRSCAEVPTSGIYNIQPEKHFKQSITVSCDQEYDSGGWTVIQNRFNGSTNFFRNWKEYKNGFGNLDGEFWLGLDSIYQLTVSGPHELIVLLEDFEGNRTYAKYDLFEIGDEDEKYVLKKLGEYSGTAGNAFGGAKDMKFSTFDADNDIWEKQCAVTFTGAWWYSNCHGSNLNGKYLRGETKEFATGMVWSTFRGHHYALKTSKMMIRPTKV; encoded by the exons ATGGTCAAGATCAACCTTCTATTTCCTTTGACCCTGTGTTGTACCATCGTTGGTGTGCAATGTACTTTAACTCCAGATACAATGAGTGTTGCACAGGGAGGTTTCGCTTTCGAAATGATCATGACCAAATTGAAACTTCTAGAGGATCGTTGGGCTGagaaagaagaacaaatggaaaaaagattAAGCGATTTGAAGTGTAGTGTGGAAACCATCATGCGGCAAAAGAACGATTCAAGCAGAGTGAGTGATAATGTGTATCGATCCTGCGCCGAAGTTCCCACTTCCGGAATATACAACATTCAACCGGAAAAGCATTTTAAGCAATCAATAACCGTGTCTTGTGATCAAGAGTATGATTCGGGTGGATGGACTGTGATACAAAATCGCTTTAATGGATCAACGAACTTCTTCCGCAACTGGAAAGAATACAAGAATGGGTTTGGAAATCTGGACGGTGAGTTCTGGTTGGGTTTGGATAGCATTTATCAGTTGACAGTGTCGGGTCCACATGAGCTGATAGTGCTGCTGGAAGATTTCGAAGGCAATAGGACGTACGCCAAATACGATCTGTTCGAGATTGGCGATGAGGACGAAAAGTATGTATTGAAGAAGCTAGGCGAATATTCGGGAACAGCTGGTAATGCTTTCGGTGGCGCAAAGGACATGAAATTTTCTACATTCGATGCGGATAATGATATATGGGAAAAGCAGTGCGCAGTTACGTTTACTGGTGCCTGGTGGTACAGTAATTGTCATGGAAG CAATCTCAATGGAAAATATCTTCGCGGAGAAACGAAAGAATTCGCAACTGGGATGGTATGGAGCACTTTCCGAGGGCATCATTATGCACtcaaaacttcaaaaatgATGATAAGACCAACGAAGGTTTAG
- the LOC125770998 gene encoding microfibril-associated glycoprotein 4-like isoform X1, which translates to MFEIRLPFILTLCNTIAGMQCALTADTSSAVQGGFAFEMIMNKLQILEDRSIRNEEPMVKRSCNGVPFSGIYNIQPVKTFKEPIRVVCEQDIEWGGWIVIQYRFNGSTNFERSWQDYKNGFGNLDGEFWLGLDRIHRLTASRPHELVMLLEDFDGNRTYAKYDQFEIGNEKEKYVLKKLGNYSGTAGDSFSRSKGMKFSTFDSDNDIWVNNCAATYSGGWWFRNCHFSHLNGKYLRGSTEVLSTGMVWSSFKGQQYSLKTTKIMIKRSRSLNYW; encoded by the exons ATGTTTGAGATCAGACTTCCTTTTATATTAACTCTGTGTAATACCATCGCTGGTATGCAATGTGCTCTAACTGCCGATACATCTAGTGCTGTTCAAGGTGGTTTCGCTTTCGAAATGATCATGAATAAACTTCAAATTCTAGAAGATCGTAGCATTCGAAATGAAGAACCCATGGTCAAAAG GTCCTGCAATGGTGTTCCCTTTTCCGGCATTTACAACATTCAACCCGTGAAAACCTTCAAGGAACCGATAAGAGTAGTTTGTGAACAAGATATTGAATGGGGCGGATGGATTGTAATTCAATATCGCTTTAACGGATCGACGAATTTCGAACGTAGTTGGCAAGATTACAAGAATGGGTTTGGAAATCTGGACGGTGAGTTCTGGTTGGGTCTGGATCGAATTCATCGTTTGACAGCTTCACGACCACATGAGCTTGTAATGCTACTGGAAGATTTCGATGGCAACAGGACGTACGCCAAATACGATCAGTTCGAGATTGGAAACGAGAAGGAAAAGTATGTATTGAAGAAGCTAGGTAATTATTCGGGAACGGCTGGCGATTCTTTCAGTCGCTCGAAGggtatgaaattttccacattcgaTTCGGATAATGACATATGGGTAAACAACTGTGCAGCAACATATTCTGGCGGCTGGTGGTTCCGTAATTGCCATTTTAG CCATCTTAATGGAAAATACCTTCGAGGAAGCACAGAAGTACTTTCAACTGGAATGGTATGGAGCAGCTTTAAAGGGCAGCAATATTCcctaaaaactacaaaaattaTGATAAAACGTAGTAGGAGTTTAAATTATTGGTGA
- the LOC125770990 gene encoding ficolin-2-like, with protein MFKKCLLVVWLVCCEQLIAQNVTNLLRGEVDQCGYVLSLILNKLNTMEYRIMEKELQIEQKLNNISSMIENFKQPECNTTSLPVYNHTKEQMYSTCRKVPFSGVYKIEPEKPFKEPITVYCDQEYQSGGWIVIQHRFNGSMNFYRNWQEYKNGFGNLDGEFWLGLDRIYQLTVSRPHELVVLLEDFEGNKTFARYDHFEIGGESQKYNLTKIDGYSGPAGDCLGNVKGMQFSTFDSDNDSWEGNCAVTYTGAWWYSACHTSNLNGKYLRGETKEYATGMVWRTFREYFYSLKTAKMMIRPKFA; from the exons ATGTTTAAAAAGTGTTTGCTGGTTGTGTGGTTAGTTTGTTGTGAGCAACTGATCGCTCAAAATGTAACCAATCTGTTACGTGGTGAGGTAGATCAATGTGGATATGTGTTAAGTTTAATACTGAACAAACTTAATACGATGGAGTACCGGATCATGGAAAAGGAGCTTCAAATTGAGCAAAAGCTAAACAATATAAGCTCcatgattgaaaattttaagcaACCAGAATGTAATACAACATCCCTTCCGGTGTACAACCATACAAAGGAGCAAATGTACAGTACGTGTAGAAAGGTGCCATTTTCTGGCGTGTATAAGATTGAGCCGGAAAAGCCCTTCAAGGAACCGATAACCGTGTATTGTGATCAAGAGTATCAATCTGGAGGATGGATTGTGATTCAACATCGCTTTAATGGATCGATGAACTTCTATCGCAACTGGCAGGAGTACAAGAATGGGTTTGGAAATCTGGATGGGGAATTCTGGTTGGGTTTGGATCGTATTTATCAGTTGACCGTCTCACGACCACATGAGCTGGTAGTGCTGCTGGAAGATTTCGAAGGCAACAAAACGTTTGCTCGATACGACCATTTCGAAATCGGAGGCGAAAGCCAGAAATACAATCTTACGAAAATAGACGGATATTCGGGCCCGGCTGGTGATTGTCTAGGCAATGTGAAAGGCATGCAATTTTCTACCTTCGATTCGGATAATGACTCGTGGGAGGGTAACTGTGCTGTAACTTACACCGGTGCCTGGTGGTACAGCGCTTGTCACACCAG CAAtctcaatggaaaatatttgcgTGGAGAAACGAAAGAATATGCCACCGGGATGGTATGGAGAACATTCCGAGAGTATTTTTATTCCCTAAAGACGGCAAAAATGATGATACGGCCCAAATTCGCTTAA
- the LOC125771001 gene encoding ficolin-1-like — protein sequence MFKINALFALILCCTFIGMQCDLTASSSCPSQDGFAFEMFMPTMKFLEECWNAKRIRRSCAEVPCSGIYTIQPEKPFEEPMTVLCDQEYNKGGWIVIQHRFDGSMNFFRNWKEYKHGFGNLDGEFWLGLDRIYHLTVARPHEVVFLLEDFDGVKTFAKYDLFEIGDEDEKYVLKKLGGYSGTAGDSLGIANTMKFSTFDSDNDTWEKQCAAAFTGAWWYSNCHSSNLNGKYLRGTTAEYATGMVWKTFRGYYYSLKVSKIMIRPKMP from the exons ATGTTCAAGATCAACGCTTTATTCGCATTAATTCTCTGTTGCACCTTCATTGGTATGCAATGTGATTTAACTGCATCTTCATCGTGTCCATCCCAAgatggttttgctttcgaaaTGTTCATGCCCACTATGAAATTCCTAGAGGAATGCTGGAATGCAAAGAGGATTAGAAG ATCTTGTGCCGAGGTTCCCTGTTCCGGAATATACACCATTCAACCGGAGAAGCCTTTTGAGGAACCGATGACCGTGCTGTGCGATCAGGAGTACAATAAAGGAGGATGGATCGTGATTCAACATCGCTTCGATGGATCGATGAACTTCTTCCGCAACTGGAAAGAGTACAAGCATGGGTTTGGAAATTTGGATGGTGAGTTTTGGTTGGGTTTGGATCGCATTTATCATCTGACAGTTGCACGACCACATGAGGTGGTATTCCTACTGGAAGATTTCGATGGCGTAAAGACTTTCGCCAAATATGATCTGTTCGAGATTGGAGATGAGGACGAGAAATACGTATTGAAGAAGCTAGGCGGATATTCGGGCACGGCTGGCGATTCTTTAGGTATTGCTAATACCATGAAGTTTTCCACATTCGATTCGGATAATGATACGTGGGAAAAACAGTGTGCAGCCGCATTTACTGGTGCCTGGTGGTACAGCAATTGTCATTCAAG CAATCTCAATGGAAAATATCTCCGCGGAACAACGGCAGAATATGCAACTGGGATGGTATGGAAAACGTTTCGCGGGTATTATTATTCActaaaagtttcaaaaataaTGATAAGACCAAAGATGCCTTAG
- the LOC125770993 gene encoding ficolin-1-like codes for MFKINLVFTFTLCCTIVGIQCALTPDTTKAVQGGFAFEMIMNKLQTLEDRSIRNEEPMVKRSCADVPSTGIYTIQPEKPFKEPMTVLCDQEYDTGGWIVIQHRFNGSMNFFRNWKEYKNGFGNLEGEFWLGLDRIYQLTASQPHELVVLLEDFEGNKTFAKYDKFEIGDENQKYVVIKLGEYSGTAGDSFSGTKGMKFSTFDADNDAWGKHCAIAQAGAWWYDNCVIRSGGMQTAQSVFVRWNQRLVESTTNKSNLNGQYLRGSTAEFGAMGWETFRGQHYALKASKMMIRQRKA; via the exons ATGTTCAAGATCAATCTTGTCTTCACGTTTACTCTGTGCTGTACCATTGTTGGTATACAATGTGCTTTAACTCCAGATACAACGAAAGCGGTTCAAGGTGGTTTCGCCTTCGAAATGATCATGAATAAACTTCAAACTCTAGAAGATCGTAGCATTCGAAATGAAGAACCCATGGTCAAAAG ATCTTGCGCTGATGTTCCCTCGACGGGTATCTACACCATTCAACCGGAAAAGCCCTTCAAGGAACCGATGACCGTGCTGTGCGATCAGGAGTACGATACAGGAGGATGGATTGTGATTCAACATCGCTTTAACGGATCGATGAACTTCTTCCGCAACTGGAAAGAGTACAAGAATGGATTTGGAAATCTGGAAGGAGAGTTTTGGTTGGGTTTGGATCGTATTTATCAGTTAACAGCTTCACAACCACATGAGTTGGTAGTCCTCCTGGAAGATTTCGAAGGCAACAAGACGTTCGCCAAATATGATAAGTTCGAGATTGGAGACGAGAACCAAAAGTATGTAGTCATAAAATTAGGTGAATATTCGGGAACGGCTGGTGATTCTTTTAGTGGCACAAAGGGGATGAAATTCTCCACATTCGATGCGGATAATGATGCGTGGGGAAAGCACTGCGCAATTGCACAAGCTGGTGCCTGGTGGTACGATAATTGTGTTATAAG GAGTGGTGGAATGCAAACGGCTCAAAGTGTATTCGTTCGATGGAACCAAAGGCTAGTCGAAAGTacgacaaacaaaagcaacctCAATGGACAATATCTGCGAGGAAGTACAGCAGAGTTCGGTGCGATGGGATGGGAAACTTTCCGTGGGCAGCATTATGCACTAAAAGCATCTAAAATGATGATAAGACAAAGGAAGGCTTAG